A DNA window from Stutzerimonas stutzeri contains the following coding sequences:
- a CDS encoding NnrS family protein → MQPRKPRLPFANAWLFPAATLYAAFLLPWSVLTLLGLVPALPGLATSSGHAHEMLFGFALAVVAGYLLGPQPLCFTLILLGCWALARVSFLLWPGSWLALASAAAFAGALAWKVLPRFFGAAKKWRNQTVAPAVAGLGLLSAIASSGFGAEIDRLALLQTLLLLATLMFFMGGRIIAPAIAGYAQSQGWRLDARVQPHIEGAVLILLGLALLLNLLPWPLAQQLTAAVLISAGALTTIRLLRWQPWRCARPDLLILLLGYAWLALGLLLFGLATVLPRLPLSATLHALSVGALGSLTFAVMARTRLIYRFRDPAEQSRIQAMALLISLAALARVLPTLLDRRPGWLLLAAGCWSLAFLALALLLWRCRDVHPDSARGSADR, encoded by the coding sequence ATGCAGCCGCGCAAACCTCGCCTGCCCTTTGCCAACGCCTGGCTCTTCCCAGCGGCGACGTTGTATGCGGCGTTCCTGCTGCCCTGGTCGGTCCTCACTCTGCTTGGACTGGTCCCCGCCCTGCCCGGACTGGCGACATCCTCCGGTCACGCCCATGAAATGCTGTTCGGCTTCGCCCTGGCGGTGGTCGCCGGCTATCTGCTCGGCCCGCAGCCACTGTGTTTTACCCTGATATTGCTTGGCTGCTGGGCATTGGCGCGCGTGAGTTTTCTGCTTTGGCCGGGTTCCTGGCTGGCGCTGGCGAGCGCCGCCGCCTTTGCCGGCGCCCTAGCCTGGAAAGTATTGCCACGCTTTTTCGGCGCGGCAAAGAAGTGGCGCAACCAGACGGTCGCGCCGGCGGTTGCTGGGCTCGGGCTGCTCAGCGCGATCGCCAGCAGCGGCTTCGGCGCCGAAATCGATCGTCTCGCCCTACTGCAAACCCTGCTGCTGCTTGCCACCTTGATGTTCTTCATGGGCGGACGAATCATCGCGCCGGCGATCGCCGGCTATGCGCAGAGCCAGGGCTGGCGACTGGACGCCCGAGTCCAACCGCATATCGAGGGTGCAGTGCTGATCCTGCTCGGGCTCGCACTGCTGTTGAATCTGCTGCCCTGGCCGCTCGCCCAGCAACTGACCGCTGCCGTACTGATCAGCGCCGGCGCGCTCACGACCATCCGCCTACTGCGCTGGCAGCCGTGGCGCTGCGCTCGCCCGGACCTGCTGATCCTGCTGCTCGGCTATGCCTGGCTCGCGCTCGGGCTGCTACTTTTCGGTCTGGCCACAGTGCTGCCGCGATTGCCGCTCAGTGCGACGCTGCATGCGCTGAGCGTCGGCGCACTGGGCAGCCTGACCTTCGCGGTGATGGCGCGCACGCGATTGATCTACCGTTTTCGCGATCCCGCGGAGCAAAGCCGGATTCAAGCCATGGCGCTGCTGATCAGCCTGGCTGCGCTGGCGCGCGTGCTGCCGACGTTGCTGGATCGACGACCAGGCTGGCTGCTACTCGCCGCAGGCTGCTGGTCATTGGCCTTTCTGGCGTTGGCACTGCTGCTCTGGCGTTGTCGTGATGTGCACCCGGACAGCGCCCGCGGCAGCGCCGACCGCTAA
- a CDS encoding LytR/AlgR family response regulator transcription factor has protein sequence MNVLIVDDEPLARERLSRLVGDLDGYRVLEPAASNGEEALTLIEEMRPDVVLLDIRMPGLDGLQVAAKLCETDAPPAVIFCTAHDEFALEAFQVSAVGYLVKPVRPEHLSEALKKAERPNRVQLAALTRPAAVSGAGPRSHISARTRKGIELIPLDHVIYFIADHKYVTLRHVGGEVLLDEPLKSLEDEFGERFVRIHRNALVFRDRIERLQRTPLGHFQLFLKGLEGEALTVSRRHVAGVRKLMQHL, from the coding sequence ATGAATGTCCTGATTGTCGATGACGAACCTCTAGCCCGCGAGCGCCTCAGCCGACTGGTAGGTGATCTCGACGGCTATCGTGTCCTCGAGCCTGCTGCCAGCAATGGCGAAGAAGCGCTGACGCTGATCGAGGAAATGCGCCCCGATGTCGTGCTGCTGGATATCCGCATGCCCGGGCTCGATGGCCTGCAGGTTGCCGCCAAACTTTGCGAGACGGATGCGCCGCCAGCGGTGATTTTCTGTACTGCCCATGATGAATTTGCCTTGGAGGCGTTCCAGGTCAGCGCGGTTGGCTACCTGGTCAAACCGGTGCGCCCGGAACACCTCTCCGAGGCCTTGAAGAAGGCCGAGCGGCCCAACCGTGTGCAGCTCGCTGCCTTGACTCGGCCGGCGGCGGTATCCGGTGCCGGACCGCGCAGTCATATCAGTGCGCGTACCCGCAAGGGCATTGAGCTGATTCCGTTGGATCACGTGATCTATTTCATTGCCGACCACAAGTACGTCACCCTCCGCCACGTTGGGGGTGAGGTGCTGCTGGACGAGCCGCTGAAGTCACTGGAAGACGAGTTCGGCGAGCGCTTTGTGCGCATCCACCGCAATGCGCTGGTGTTCCGTGATCGGATCGAGCGCCTGCAGCGCACGCCGCTCGGGCACTTCCAGCTGTTCCTCAAGGGGCTCGAAGGTGAAGCATTGACCGTGAGCCGGCGCCATGTGGCCGGTGTGCGCAAGCTGATGCAGCACCTCTGA
- a CDS encoding sensor histidine kinase yields MKPTAVSDDFFVPELCQPEALLGLVLLAELLVFVLVLAEPMQPSFNWMRLALTSLFVQWIVLLSAGTMCLLRPLLARLRAAFAGLICCALVVGLTLACTAVADIYQLGGPLSRDGEVNLYLRHALISLIMSGLLLRYFYLQSQWRRQEQAELRARIESLQARIRPHFLFNSLNSIAALVASDPVKAEQAVLDLSDLFRASLARPGTLVAWRDELELSRRYLSIEQYRLGDRLQMDWQVDGVPDDLPIPQLTLQPLLENALVYGIQPRIEGGVVSVTADYVGGVFQLVVSNPFDEAAQTQASRGTRQGLQNIDARLAALFGPLASLSVERREGRHYTCLRYPCARQTQEARSI; encoded by the coding sequence GTGAAACCCACTGCCGTATCCGATGACTTTTTCGTCCCCGAACTGTGCCAGCCCGAGGCCTTGCTTGGCTTGGTGCTGCTCGCCGAGCTACTGGTGTTCGTGCTGGTGCTGGCCGAGCCGATGCAGCCCAGCTTCAACTGGATGCGTCTGGCGCTGACCTCGCTTTTCGTGCAGTGGATCGTGCTGCTCTCGGCCGGCACCATGTGCTTGTTGAGGCCCTTGTTGGCGCGGCTGCGCGCCGCGTTTGCCGGGCTGATCTGTTGTGCGCTGGTGGTCGGATTGACCCTGGCCTGCACAGCGGTGGCCGATATCTACCAGCTCGGTGGCCCGCTCTCACGCGACGGAGAGGTCAATCTCTACCTGCGACATGCGTTGATCAGCCTGATCATGTCGGGGTTGCTGCTACGCTATTTCTATCTGCAGAGCCAATGGCGCCGTCAGGAGCAGGCTGAACTGCGGGCTCGGATCGAGTCGCTGCAAGCGCGTATCCGACCGCATTTTCTGTTCAACAGCCTCAACAGCATTGCCGCGCTGGTGGCGAGCGATCCGGTGAAGGCCGAACAGGCCGTGCTGGATTTGTCCGATCTTTTTCGGGCGAGCCTGGCGCGTCCCGGCACGTTGGTGGCCTGGCGCGACGAGTTGGAGCTGTCGCGTCGTTACCTGTCGATCGAACAGTACCGGCTGGGCGATCGTCTACAGATGGACTGGCAGGTCGACGGCGTACCGGACGATCTGCCGATTCCGCAGCTCACGCTGCAGCCGCTGCTGGAAAATGCGCTGGTCTATGGCATTCAGCCACGTATCGAGGGAGGAGTCGTCAGCGTAACCGCCGATTATGTCGGCGGCGTGTTTCAGTTGGTGGTCAGCAACCCGTTCGACGAAGCCGCTCAAACGCAGGCTTCTCGCGGAACGCGCCAGGGCTTGCAGAACATCGACGCACGATTAGCGGCACTTTTCGGTCCGCTAGCGAGTCTCAGCGTGGAGCGCCGTGAAGGCCGCCATTACACATGTCTACGCTATCCATGTGCGAGACAAACGCAGGAAGCCAGATCTATATGA
- a CDS encoding GNAT family N-acetyltransferase produces MSLNIRPAVRADAALILRFITDLAIYEKAEHEVKTDVAGIENSLFAEDGTAHGLICELDGEPIGYAVYFFNYSTWLGKHGLYLEDLYVTPQQRGVGAGKALLRHLAKLAVARDCGRFEWSVLDWNQPAIDFYDSIGAKPQNEWISYRLTGDALQDFAAG; encoded by the coding sequence ATGTCCCTGAACATTCGCCCGGCAGTACGCGCAGACGCCGCACTGATCCTACGCTTCATCACCGATCTGGCCATCTACGAGAAGGCCGAGCATGAGGTAAAGACCGATGTCGCTGGCATCGAGAACAGCCTGTTCGCCGAGGACGGCACCGCCCATGGTTTGATCTGCGAGCTGGACGGCGAGCCCATCGGCTATGCGGTGTACTTCTTCAACTACTCGACCTGGCTCGGCAAGCACGGCCTGTATCTGGAAGACCTGTATGTCACTCCGCAGCAGCGCGGCGTAGGCGCTGGCAAGGCGCTGCTGCGCCATCTGGCCAAACTGGCAGTGGCGCGCGATTGCGGTCGCTTCGAATGGTCGGTGCTGGACTGGAATCAGCCGGCCATCGACTTCTACGACTCCATCGGCGCCAAGCCCCAGAACGAGTGGATCAGCTACCGTCTTACCGGCGACGCGCTGCAAGATTTCGCAGCAGGTTGA
- a CDS encoding adenylate kinase translates to MLSRRLAQQLGYRHIELDSLFHQPDWQPLPTEQFQQATRDALQGDSWVAEGNYSAVRPLIRERSDMVIWLDLPRHKVMRQVIWRTLRRLACREELWNGNRERWRNLFKLNPRQSILAWSWTRHPVYRQRYSEEMRNAPPSCRYLRLDSRQAVDAFLADLPSR, encoded by the coding sequence ATGCTGTCGCGCCGTCTGGCGCAGCAGCTCGGTTATCGCCATATCGAGCTGGATTCGCTGTTTCATCAGCCAGACTGGCAGCCGCTGCCCACCGAGCAATTTCAGCAGGCAACCCGTGACGCGCTGCAGGGCGACAGCTGGGTCGCAGAAGGCAACTACTCGGCCGTGCGCCCGCTGATACGAGAACGTTCGGACATGGTGATCTGGCTGGATCTGCCACGCCACAAGGTGATGCGCCAAGTCATCTGGCGCACCCTGCGGCGCCTGGCCTGCCGGGAGGAATTGTGGAATGGCAACCGCGAACGCTGGCGCAATTTATTCAAGCTGAATCCGCGCCAATCCATCCTGGCCTGGTCATGGACGCGCCACCCGGTGTACCGGCAGCGTTATTCCGAGGAAATGCGTAACGCACCGCCATCCTGCCGATACCTGCGCCTGGATTCACGGCAGGCCGTCGATGCCTTTCTGGCAGACCTGCCGTCCCGTTAA
- the argH gene encoding argininosuccinate lyase codes for MSTDKTNQSWGGRFSEPVDAFVARFTASVEFDKRLYRHDIMGSIAHATMLAKAGVLTDAERDEIVANLKDIQREIEAGTFDWRVDLEDVHMNIEARLTDRIGVTGKKLHTGRSRNDQVATDIRLWLRDEIDLILNEITRLQEGLLGLTEAEADTIMPGFTHLQTAQPVTFGHHLMAWFEMLSRDHERLVDCRKRTNRMPLGSAALAGTTYPIQREITCELLGFEAISGNSLDGVSDRDFAIEFCAAASVAMMHLSRFSEELVLWTSAQFQFIDLPDRFCTGSSIMPQKKNPDVPELVRGKTGRVFGALAGLLVLMKGQPLAYNKDNQEDKEPLFDAADTLRDSLRAFADMVPAIKPKREIMREAALRGFSTATDLADYLVRKGLPFRDCHEIVGHAVKYGLQTGKDLAEMSLDELRQFSDQISDDVFAVLTLEGSVNARDHIGGTAPNQVRAAVKRGQALLASR; via the coding sequence ATGAGCACCGACAAGACCAACCAGTCCTGGGGCGGCCGCTTCAGCGAGCCCGTCGACGCCTTCGTCGCCCGATTCACCGCCTCCGTCGAGTTCGACAAGCGCCTGTACCGCCACGACATCATGGGCTCCATCGCCCACGCGACGATGCTGGCCAAAGCCGGTGTGCTGACCGATGCCGAACGTGACGAGATCGTCGCCAACCTGAAGGACATTCAGCGCGAAATCGAAGCTGGGACTTTCGACTGGCGCGTCGACCTGGAAGACGTGCACATGAACATCGAAGCACGCCTGACCGATCGCATCGGCGTGACCGGTAAAAAGCTGCACACAGGCCGCTCGCGCAATGACCAAGTCGCTACCGATATTCGCCTATGGCTGCGCGACGAAATCGATTTGATCCTCAACGAAATCACCCGCCTGCAGGAGGGTTTGCTGGGCCTCACAGAAGCTGAAGCGGACACCATCATGCCCGGTTTCACCCACCTGCAGACCGCGCAGCCGGTAACCTTCGGCCACCACCTTATGGCCTGGTTCGAAATGCTTTCACGCGATCATGAGCGCCTGGTCGATTGCCGCAAGCGCACCAACCGCATGCCGCTGGGCTCGGCTGCACTGGCGGGTACCACCTATCCGATACAACGCGAGATCACCTGCGAACTGCTAGGTTTCGAGGCGATCTCCGGCAACTCACTGGACGGCGTCTCCGACCGTGACTTCGCCATCGAATTCTGCGCCGCCGCGTCCGTGGCAATGATGCACCTGTCTCGTTTCTCCGAAGAGCTGGTGCTCTGGACCAGTGCGCAGTTCCAGTTCATCGACCTGCCCGACCGCTTCTGCACCGGCTCCTCGATCATGCCGCAAAAGAAGAACCCGGACGTACCGGAGCTGGTGCGTGGCAAAACCGGCCGCGTATTTGGCGCGCTCGCTGGCTTGCTCGTGCTGATGAAGGGCCAGCCGCTGGCCTACAACAAGGACAATCAGGAAGACAAGGAGCCGTTGTTCGACGCCGCCGACACCCTGCGTGACAGCCTGCGCGCATTCGCCGACATGGTTCCCGCGATCAAACCCAAGCGCGAGATCATGCGCGAAGCGGCGCTGCGTGGCTTCTCCACCGCGACGGACCTGGCCGACTATCTGGTACGCAAGGGCCTGCCGTTCCGCGACTGCCACGAAATCGTCGGCCATGCGGTGAAATACGGCTTACAGACCGGCAAGGACCTGGCCGAGATGAGCCTGGACGAGCTGCGCCAGTTCAGCGATCAGATCAGCGATGACGTGTTCGCCGTGCTAACGCTGGAAGGCTCGGTGAACGCCCGTGATCATATCGGCGGCACCGCACCGAATCAGGTGCGCGCTGCGGTCAAGCGTGGCCAGGCATTGCTCGCTTCGCGATGA